Genomic DNA from Hordeum vulgare subsp. vulgare chromosome 2H, MorexV3_pseudomolecules_assembly, whole genome shotgun sequence:
tttatttagattacaagttcgccacagctgcaacttcgcgttcttcgtttgtgtttcaCGATtacacaaaggcgtcacagaaccccatcttcatcaataaagattttctcttatattcgcaatatccagattgctaTCTTAGTTTctggcttgttcttcgtttgcgtgcaggaaacataccctcgtggtcaggttgatcgtgctccggcgtggtcaataacctctcggatcgtcaaagtatactccaccaaaaacgataaccaccatctcatcaaaAGACAAGGACAATTTTGCCTCTATCAAGTGATATCAGATTTCCAGATTGCTCGGTGAGACTTATcagtttttcgtagttagatcgcatctgttcttcatacctatagtccatgGAAAAGCCACAATTTTTTttgggttagatcatcatatccgaaccaatctgagccttttcaTAGTCTTTTCCgtattttgctttgttgaatttgcggttacatcgttgtgtcgagttgctggtcttagtgtctagtcctttagagttttgagttctgttcacaggttgtcacgccgccaccgcgccatctttcatcgctgccatataccaccaccacgctaccatcatcgctgctgccatataccaccacacaccaccatcatccttgctgccatatatcacaaccacatatccaccaccaaTCCTAATTCGAGTCCTTTCCGTATGAGGTTAATTTTAAGATCCTTTTGTTTTCCGTTTCGCATTTCCTTACTGGAGTAGGTTTCGTGAAAAGAAATATGTATAACTATAGTTATCTTGATCTATTTGGTTTCGGCAAAAAAAAAACTTGTTTTCGGTTTTGGCGGCCGCCCCGTTCGCCCCCCACCAGGGCCGGTCCTGGAGATACGTGCAATCGATTTGGATGACGGTTcaataataaaaaaaatatataattataGTTATCTTGATCTATTTTCGTCGCTTGTGGTGTTTTACTCTTTTTCATTCGACTTTGCTTGCGAACTTGTATTCACATCACATACTTGTTGCTAGCTTATTGAATAAAATGGTTGTGTGCATTGCTTGCTTGATGCATATGACGGGGTAATCTTCCTTTAAAAAAAGTTATATAAATAGTGAGCCTCAAACACATTGGCTTCAAACACATTACACATTACACATGGATCATGGAAATTAAAAGCTAGGAGTAGTGAATATTTCAGAATCGCACATGAAACAAACTTACATAACACATACAAATAAGTTTGCAGACACTAGGACGTATACATATATATTTATAAATGCAATACATAAACATATGCATACATGTGCATGATCAAACGCTTATGTAGAAATTAGATAAACAAACTCCAAACGAACTCAGGGTAATATACGTAGCATCTCCACACACGGCCCGAAGAAGCCACCGACAGACCGACCAAATTGAGTAGTAGAAGCAGGACACATCGTCGTCCCCACCACCAGTAGTTCTTCACCTCCTCGCACGCACGGCTCGATAGATCGCCTCACTTGGCCACCTCGCCGTCCGCCTCGAAGATCTCGTCGCCGTCGCAGTCGCGGATGTCGTCGACGTGCTCCACGATGACGACGTGCACGCCGGCGTCCCTCACGGCGCAGCTGCCGGCGACGAGCACCGAGTTGTTCACCGCCTGGTAGTTGCTGTTGGTGTAGGCGGCCACCTGCACCTCCTCGTCCTCGCCCTCCTCCTCATCGCCGGCCTCGACGACGACCAGGTCCTCCGCGTCCATCGCCGCGCCGTTGTTCTCCCCAGCCAGCGTGATGACGGTGGTCTTGCCGGCGCCGGCGTCGTCGCCGCCGAGGGCGGCGGCCAGGTGGTCATTGAGGTCGGTGACGGCGTTGCTCACCTCGGAGGCCGCGTTGGTGTTGTTGGAAGCCATGACAGCGGCGGCGACGGTGGAGGCTGGCTGGCTAGCTAGCTCTTGCAACCGTGGTTAAGCTAGCTAGGTGGATCGAGAGAGCAAGTAGCAATggcgatggatggatggatgggaagTGGGAGCACGTTTGTTTATATAGCGATGCCCGGCCGGCCATGGAGGGTGGTGGCGGTAGCTTGCGTGCGTGAGGAGGGGGAGGATGATGCCATGCCATGGCAGGGGTTGCAAGTGATTCGAGCCATTAGCTTGAGGGTGCGGGCAAGGGATCCATCGCACCGCTCAACTCACTTTtgagttttttttcttctttttgagTCCGCTCACTTTTGAGTTGAGATGGACGACAAGTGACCTCGTAGCAAAGCAAAGCATTTGTTCTCCACCGGCCTCTTCTTAAGGGAAATGTTGTGCTCCAGCCGGCGGATCGTACGCGGACGTCCGCCGTCTCGTCTGTTCGACACGTGTTTTATGTAAACTCATTTAGTTATGGTTGTGTAATTTAACGTTTGTTGTAGTTTACGCATCGCAACACCTTATATACTGGTTGGATCTGAATTTGGATCCCTTGAGGGCAGTCGTCTATCATTCGTGCGACACGTGTGCTATGTGGGCTCACCTAGCTTGCGATTGTGCAACTTAACGCTTGTTGCAATTTGCGCACTCAACGTCTTCTATGTTGTagacaaagttgtcagaatcgtgacttaAGTCTTAtaatcttacgatccaaactaggctctccgattctacgatttttctcacaaaatctaagtttctacgatcctgatagttataATTCTACGATTCATGATCCTAGGAATGAAGctgcgatccgattcagaatcgcgattctaacAACTTTGGTTGCAGGATCTCAATCTGGATCCCTTGATTGGTAGTCATCTCCCATGTTCCTCCCAAGCTCCTGTTCTGTACAACTTTTTACCCCTAATTTGTGCAACATCATTCACGTTGCAAAAGTTCTTTCACAATATCATATACTTTGAAAAAAAAGATGCAGAAAAATATGTAACACAATTCATGTTTAAAGGTTCTGCAACATGAGTTTGTTGCAAACAGTTCTGCAACACCGACTTTGTTGCAATAATGAGGACATGCTAGACCGTTGGACGTTCTAGATCTTACGGCTGTTGAGGTGATGGATCTTTTAagattactagcaaaaggacccgtgcgttgcaacgggaaaaaatAATACCACACATTTTTAATTAAAGAATTTAGAGAAAGAAAttaaaggaaagagagagagtaGTAGTGCACAGCCCATTAGGCGTGCCAAGGCCCAGCCTTACCCACTCCTAAATCCCCTAACCTAGCCCGATCCCcagcccccctcctctcctccacctcgcgcCGCTAGGGGAGAGAGCCCCACAGGATCCCCAATCTCCCCGACTCCCCCTTCCAATGGCGCCCGCACTCGCCTCCTCCTCTGCTACTCCACCGACTCCCACCTCCGCACCTCGCGACCACCTCCCATGGTGTGCTGCTGCGAGGTCGGCCTACGGGGCCAGTCTCCGGCAAGACTTACCCCGCCGGTTGCCTGAATCCTCTAACCCCGACGCCCCCATCTCCATGTATGCATCGCCGGCGCCAGCCCCTTTCCTTCGCCCCGAGCCCCCTCTGTCTCACGGCTCCACCTCCGTTCGCGTCATCCCAATTTCTTCTTCTCGAATTTTGTTCCTCTGTTGATTTCCGTTGCCTCTTATAAAATCAACAACGCGCATGTGTATAAAGTGATGAAATTATCTGTGAAGTATCGATGTGGGATTATGAGGGAGAAGCGATAGCCCTCTCGTGCGTTTTCTGTCAGCCCAGGTGCGTTTCTCTTATCCAATGCCTCGTGCGTTTTCTGTCAGCCCAGATAGGTTTCTCTTATCCAATGCCATAGGGGGCTCTCTGCAAAAAAGAAACGTTTTCCTGTTCGTAACACATAAAAAGGTACTGCGGGTTTAATTATCTAAAAGACAGGGGCTTTTAAAAAAACGGCAACGACgggtttccgacggaagcaataacaTCTTTATTATTatagcacaaatgcccgtgcgttgcaacgggaagaACAATATTTGTTTTTTTATGCGCAAAATACAATTATTTTATAGGCAAGACTCTTCACATTTTAGTATGGATTTTGAACAAACAACTTCAAATTTGAACATTAAATTGTGCAGCTAAAGCTCATTTTTGTCGTTGTGTGGCCGAAACACCCACCTCTCACACGTGATGATCTTGGGTCAAGGTATAGTAGTATCTTGATGGATCCGCCCATGCATAACATTTCTGTCCAACACCTACAAAAAATAGTAGGCACGATAGAAAAAACATATTAaaagagaagatgagaagaattgATGGTGCAAAAGCGAGATCAAGAAAAGAATGGAGATAAGGATCATAAAATCACAAGCTTAATCACTTGTACCCATAAATCCATCTCCACATGACTAATCATGTGACAAACAAGCAGTAGACCAGCAGCCACAAATCCATGAGACATGCGTAATCATTAGGAGGCACAAAATCCACTTGTGCATGCAAAAATCTCACCTCAAAATGAACCATATATTGTATACGCGTCAGAATATAATAGGAAATCTAGAGTACATCACACAGTCAATTGTGTTACACACCGCACGCCCCTTCGTGGGACCCATATTTGTTTTGGTTTGATGCTAAGATGGATAGACTATCGACGGTTGGTTGTCTCCCGTTATTCTCTTTCCAGCGATTTTATCCATGCATCGTCTCTCTAagtctctatctctctcttttcACGCAAAGTCTCTTCCTATCTTAGATCTGTGTCGCTTGGAGGCACTCGAGGTAACTGCGCAAGTGCGCCGGCGACCGGCAACCAGCGCAGCCAAGGTAGCGAGGCATGCTCCTGCCTCTCCAGGAGCTCGATTTCGATGAGACTCACAGGCGAGGGAGCGGAGGAGATATCGATTCTCCGCGGGCAAGCTCGGTGGCGTGGAGTCGCACCAATGATCTTTTTTTTAAGATTTCAGTACTGCCTGACCTATAGCCGATGGGGAGAAAGATGAGCGCGGCTGAACGCGCAATTGCGTGGGGAGCGACAGGCGATTTCGGTAGCGAGGAGTTTCGAGGCTTGATATACTGACTGATGTTAATTTATATAGTCATGGATCGGGCCGTGATGCTTCGAGGCTCCTGCAGAGTCCTTGTCCGAAACTGATCAAGCGAGGCGAGATCATGCGGAGAACGACGCTCGTTTTTAATTATTATTAGGTGCGCTTCGGCCGGGTGCGCTTGTCATTCATGAACAAAACGGTTTTGaactgcgggttgaataacaaaaattacagtttttt
This window encodes:
- the LOC123429146 gene encoding uncharacterized protein LOC123429146, translated to MASNNTNAASEVSNAVTDLNDHLAAALGGDDAGAGKTTVITLAGENNGAAMDAEDLVVVEAGDEEEGEDEEVQVAAYTNSNYQAVNNSVLVAGSCAVRDAGVHVVIVEHVDDIRDCDGDEIFEADGEVAK